The Sorangiineae bacterium MSr11954 DNA segment CAGCACCAAAGACGCGCGCCTCGCGGGCGGCCTCCAAAGCTGCCCCGCGCCGCTCGTCGTTTACGTCTCCGATCAAGCGCATAGCTCGGTCGACAAAGCCATCGCCCTCGCGGGCATCGGCCGCGATCAGGTGCGCACCATCGAGACGGACGAGCGCTACGCCATCCGCGTCGACCGGCTCCGCGCGCGCCTCGAGGAGGACGTGCGCGCGGGCAACAAACCTTGCGCCATCGTGGCCACCATCGGGACCACGGCCACCACGGCCGTCGATCCCCTCGAGCCGCTGCGAGAGCTCGCGCAACGATACGGAGCGTGGCTGCACGTCGACGCGGCCATGGCGGGCATCGCCATGATCGCCCCCGAGTGCCGCGCGCACTGGAGCGGCATCGAAGGGGTCGACTCCATCACCGTGGACCCGCACAAATGGCTGGGCACCGGCATGCATTGCACCGCGTATTACGTGCGCGATCCCGCGTACCTCACGCGCGTGATGTCCACGCAGCCGAGCTACCTCCGCACCGCGGCCGACGACAAGGTCACCAACTTCCGCGACTGGGGCATCCCGCTCGGCCGCCGTTTTCGCGCGCTCAAGCTCTGGTGCTTGCTCCGCGAACAAGGGACCAGCGGGCTCCTCGGCCGCATCCGCCGCGATCTGGCGAACGCCCAATGGCTCTCGGCCCAGGTCGCAAACGAACCGGGCTGGGAGGTGGTGGCGCCCGTCCTCTTTCAAACCGTGTGCGTGCGCCACGTCCCCGAGGGCCTCCGCACCGACGCGGAGATCGATGCGCACAACCAAAGTTGGGCCGACCGCATCAACGAGGACGGCCGAGCGTATTTGACGTCCACGGTGGTGAACGGCCGGCGCATCGTGCGTGTCTCGATCGGCGCGGAGCCAACGGAGCTCGAGCACGTCGCGCAGCTATGGGATTCGATGCGCGCGACCGTCGCACGACGGCCATGACCTGGCTCATAGGATCCACGTGTACACGAGGCCGGCGGTGGCCGAGAAAATGGCCACCACCGTGGTCCAGCCGAGCACGTTGAGGGCCTTTCCGTTGACGCGATGGCCCATGATGGCGCGGTTGTTGGTCATGAGCATGATGAGCAACAAGAGCGGCGGCGTGGAAAATCCCTGCACGATGCCGGAGAGGACCAGCGCGCGCAGCGGGTTGATGCCGAGAAAATTCATCGCCATCCCCACCAACGTAAAAAAGGTGATGGCGCCATAGAATCGCCTGGCCTCGTGGGGCTTCATCCCCAGGCCATGCTTCCAGCCGAGCACTTGGCACAAATCGTACGCGGCGCCGGTGGTCATGACGGGGACGGCGAGCACCCCCACCCCGATGATGCCCGCCGCAAAGAGCCATTCGGCCGCGCCGCCCGCGATGGGGCGCAGCGCGCGGGCGGCTTCGGCGGCCGAGTCGATGTCGGTGACCCCTGCGCGATACAAGGTCGATCCCGTCGCCAGAATGATGAAGTACATGACGAGGTTCGAAAAGAACATCCCGAGCAAAATATCCCACTTGCTTTGCGCCAGCCGCTCGTCCGACGTGCCCCGGCGCTCCGACAGCCGCGTGCGCCCCTCGGCGATCTTCTCTTCGACCTCCTCGTTCGACTGCCACGTATAGAGGTACGCGGAGAGGGTCGTACCAATCACGGCCACGAGCAGCGAAAGAAACTCGCGA contains these protein-coding regions:
- a CDS encoding aminotransferase class I/II-fold pyridoxal phosphate-dependent enzyme, whose product is MTPDQFRALGYKLIDWIADYRETVEERRVMSNEAPGAVRAKLPPSPPEEPESFDAILADFERIVVPGVTHWNHPRFFAYFPSNTTLSAVLGDLLASGLGAQCMSWQTSPAGTELEEVVMDWLRQMLGLPDLFRGAIQDTSSGATLVAMLCARERSTKDARLAGGLQSCPAPLVVYVSDQAHSSVDKAIALAGIGRDQVRTIETDERYAIRVDRLRARLEEDVRAGNKPCAIVATIGTTATTAVDPLEPLRELAQRYGAWLHVDAAMAGIAMIAPECRAHWSGIEGVDSITVDPHKWLGTGMHCTAYYVRDPAYLTRVMSTQPSYLRTAADDKVTNFRDWGIPLGRRFRALKLWCLLREQGTSGLLGRIRRDLANAQWLSAQVANEPGWEVVAPVLFQTVCVRHVPEGLRTDAEIDAHNQSWADRINEDGRAYLTSTVVNGRRIVRVSIGAEPTELEHVAQLWDSMRATVARRP
- a CDS encoding divalent metal cation transporter; translation: MTTNVERHQSAVGRRQSAQPEKPGSTGTSTAPKKPKKKVWRSIGLGLITGAADDDPSAIGTYASAGAKLGPSFLWTAPVTFPMMFAVVYLSSKLGQVTGKGLFAVIRDHYPRWILHTALIGVLIGNTIEAGADIGGMAAAVELLVPVPRPIIVVVVSAAILCLQIWGSYQLIRNVFRWLALSLLAYVGAAFLAKPDLGEVVRGTLVPSIRFDREFLSLLVAVIGTTLSAYLYTWQSNEEVEEKIAEGRTRLSERRGTSDERLAQSKWDILLGMFFSNLVMYFIILATGSTLYRAGVTDIDSAAEAARALRPIAGGAAEWLFAAGIIGVGVLAVPVMTTGAAYDLCQVLGWKHGLGMKPHEARRFYGAITFFTLVGMAMNFLGINPLRALVLSGIVQGFSTPPLLLLIMLMTNNRAIMGHRVNGKALNVLGWTTVVAIFSATAGLVYTWIL